A single Acidaminococcus sp. DNA region contains:
- a CDS encoding DUF4391 domain-containing protein — MIEFPKTTYVHRKMPKEAFYKHLSLPVKLKDEFVSDISRLYVEYILTKENLNLERESDIKEIIVMLIELKKNNYDKKTLEIIARQNPHKLLFILSYNDERQCALYQGKLYQTNWKQESEVKIAVEGFSLDDIWNHFVEQVALINEEAVPDSMNIAERLKRQEQIEVLNEQIKKMEALTWKERQPKKKFELYTRLKGYKKELEEIKNGKA, encoded by the coding sequence ATGATTGAGTTTCCCAAAACTACCTATGTTCACAGGAAAATGCCGAAGGAGGCATTTTACAAGCATTTGTCTTTACCAGTGAAGTTGAAGGATGAATTTGTTTCTGATATCAGTCGATTATATGTTGAATACATTTTGACTAAGGAAAACTTAAACCTTGAGCGTGAGTCTGACATCAAAGAGATTATTGTCATGCTGATTGAACTGAAAAAGAACAACTATGACAAAAAAACGCTTGAAATCATTGCAAGACAAAATCCGCATAAACTGTTATTTATTCTTTCTTATAACGACGAAAGACAGTGTGCGCTGTATCAGGGAAAACTATATCAGACAAATTGGAAACAAGAATCAGAAGTAAAAATAGCTGTAGAAGGGTTTTCACTGGATGATATTTGGAACCACTTCGTCGAGCAGGTTGCTCTGATAAATGAAGAAGCAGTTCCGGATAGTATGAATATTGCAGAAAGACTAAAACGCCAGGAACAGATTGAAGTGCTGAACGAACAAATAAAAAAAATGGAAGCTCTTACGTGGAAAGAGCGACAGCCAAAGAAAAAATTTGAACTTTATACAAGACTGAAAGGCTATAAGAAGGAACTGGAGGAAATTAAAAATGGAAAAGCTTAA